The Lathyrus oleraceus cultivar Zhongwan6 chromosome 5, CAAS_Psat_ZW6_1.0, whole genome shotgun sequence genome includes the window ATGACATAAGTTGCTTCCGTAAGCTCTCCCAAACAATCTCACGAAGTGTTTATATGAGTCAATAAGCTCAAATAAGTCAATCTAACCAAACCCTTAGTTGACAACAGAATTTACCAAATAAACGTAGATGTTAGAATTTAAGAAAAGCGTGAAAGGAAACCTCAAAACATGGTTGCTTCAGGATCCATTCAAAAAGCTCCTTAGTTTCCATCAGTCTGTTCTTGCTTTCATCCTCAAAAAGTGTTTGATCATACCTGGAAGGAAAATCAAAGTCAACACTTGCGCTTTTCAAATCTCACAAGTACAATGTTTTTGGCAACAACACTTGATAGATGAATTGTTGTCTACTAACATGCTTTAAAATCACAACTAACATCAAACATGGTTTTAGTCATTGGCAAGCATTTTATATATGGCAAAATAAAAACGAACAGAAAGTATTTAAAATATAACTTGGATATTTTTGTAGTACACActatttgaaaataaaatttcCCAAACAGACTTTATCATTGTCATTATTAACCACATTATGATGTAAAATCAAATGGCAGGCCATACTCGCTAATTGCAGCACAGAATATAACAGCTGTAACTCCTTCAAAAAGATGGATCCACTTTCTCCTCTCATTTCTCTGGCCACCAACATCAAAGAGTCTATATACTTCACCACTTCTTTTATTTTCTCCAACAGGGCTGCcaaataataaaaatacattAATGAAGTTAACCATTCTGTATACCATATTGTGATTAATAAAATGCAAAGAGTAGCATACAAGATTGCACAATAACTCAGTAACGACATACAAGAACATAAACTACTCAACCATTATTAACAAACCATAGTAATGGATAAAGGAGGCTTTATAGTAGTGAAGTACCTTGCTCTCATCGGATATAACATACTTTGCAGAATTAAGATCGTTTTGAGCCAACTCCTTTGCCCCATCATGCAGTACCTATTTAAACACATCAAGCAAAAACTAAGGTTTACAGTTTTTCAACTAGTTCCATAATTATTACGCAACTCATGTAAATAATTTTAAGAATATGAACACGGAACACTGATCCGATCTATTTTCAGAAATAATTACAAATTTGTGAGCATAGAAAATATAACTGAATGCTCAAACTAGCTAAGACCAAAAAGAGGTTATTTGCTGGTTATAAAACACAATGTTCGATAACTGCTACATCAGTGATTAGTCATACAAAAAAGGTCATAACTGCATACAGGGCATCATAACAGATGTGTGCATTCATGCATTAGGAGTTCAACACATAAGATGCATCAGAAGACAGATGTGCATTCATGAATTAGGAGTTTAACACATAAGATGCAATAACTAAGATGTGCATCTGCCAGAGACAGTGTGCACATTATCAACTAAGTTGCTTGCAGAATGAACTCATAACAGAAACAACACCATCTGAGAAAACAAATGTGCAGCAACCAAAAGAGAATTAAGCACCCTTCAACAGCATTAAGAACAAAAAAAAATAGATTTGGCGTGAATGACTAAGCGAACCTGTAATGTGAATGGTTTTATTAAGTTCTGTTTCCTTAGCTTTCTGAACTGCAATTTCTTCCCTCATTTACGGGACAAAATATATATTATTTGACCATTGAGTAGTCACAAAATATAAGTCACATATGACTTCAAAAAACATAGTTGAACTGAAAAATtaaacaagaaaaatattaagCTTTAAAAAGGAATAAAGTAATAAATAAATCAAATTAATAAAGTAAATATACCTCCATATTTTTCAAGCACAACCAGAAGGTTGTGGCTGAGATGGTAAAGATCCTCTTCTTGCTGTAGAAGAAATTTCTTCAAATTctaaaataatgaaataaacatttttttaGAAATATATAACAATTATGAAATAAAGATATaacatttttaaaaataattttacCTGCTATAATATCTTCAGAAAGCTCAAAATCTTCCATGAGGTTCAAGTCTTTGAAATAGGTAAAAGACGACTTTAACCAATTCTGGGTGCAAATTAATGCCTCTGCCATTTCAGGTTTTAGGGAGCTCCTATAAGTTTCTAAGACTCTCCCTCCCGTACTAAAGGCACTTTCTGATGCAACCGTAGACACTGGTGTGGCAAAAATATCTTTAGCTATTGTAGATAAAATAGGATATTGTGTTGAATTGTGTTTCCACCACACAAGAAGGTCAAATTTAGGATCCCTTTTGACACACTTACTAGAGTAAAAACCCTCAAGCTCATTTTGTTGATCAATCGAGTCTTGTTCCTCTAAATGTTGCTCAAAAGCATCGGCTCTAGCCATTAGTGAAGGACGGCCAGCTGTTGTTTCATCATTGGAAACATTGTTTTCACCATTACCAAGAGGTTGTCTATTATGATTTTGGTCATAAGCTTGCTTATACCAATCATACAATTTTTGTAAGCTCTCTTTTATAGATTTGATCAACCCGGTAGCAAACACAGATCCGACTCCATACATATCCTTAAAAGTCCACTCAATATAACTCAACTTGTATCTTGGatccaaaatgattccaaaataaaTCAACTTGTTCATCTTAGTAGCACACCCCCAATATCTATTATACTTTTCCATCATGTCCCCACCCACACTTGCAAAAACACCATTCAAGTTCATAGTAGCTTGCTTCAGCTCACAATAGATCGCAGACACTTGGTGAAAAGCACTATATAAACTCACACTTTGAGAGGTGGAAAAAACATTAGTTGCTTCATAGAATAACTTTAAAAAAGAGATGAAAGCTCTAACAATGTCCCAATCATCACTACTAGGAGGACTACCTTTTCCAAAGAACTCCCTATAGCTCGACTCTTCATACTCAAGCTTATCAAAAGCAGCTTGAAATttctctgcaacctcaagcatCAAATATGTCGCGTTCCAACGAGTTGAAACATCGAGACATACTAGTTTTTTACAAGTTATTCCAGCAAATTCAATGCACTCTTTAAACTTGGCTGCCCTATGAGGTGAGGACTTGACAAATCTAACAGCATCCCTAACACTAGTAATAGACAAATGCTTATCTTTCAAACCCTCATTTACCACCAAATTCAATATGTGAGCAGCGCACCTCATATGAAAACATTTTCCATCCCCCATCATCCCATTCATAGTTGATATTTTTCTATGCAAATATGCTACAGCTACATCATTTGAAGTTGCATTATCAACAATTATGGTAGACACATTCCTAATTCCCTAATCCCTTAACACCTCTTCAATCTTCCTACCTACCGTATCACCCTTGTGGTTTGGAATAACTGTGAAGCTTATAATTCTCTTTTGATAGTTCCATTCGTTATCCACAAAGTGTGCCGTAAGGGTTAAGTAGTTTTGATTTTGGATAGAAGTCCAACAATCAGTAGTAAGTGCTACTCTATTGCAGTCAGACTTAAAGAAGGCTTTTAGTTTTTGTTTCTCATCCAAGTGTAGCTGAAAACAGTCTCTAGCTACTGTACGCCTAGATGGGAGAGTAAACTGGGACTGCATTACTTTAGAATAGTACTTAAAACCTTCCCCCTCAACTGCACTAAATGGTTGTTCATCTAGAACCACAAAAATTGACAAAGCTTTTCTACAAGCTTGCTTGTCAAATTTGGAGCTAACATGACCCAAACTAGATCCTTCTGCAGAGGGGTATGTCAGAATAGTTTGGGTGGGATAAATGGTTCTAGGCTTCTTTGCACATTTTAGAATGTGATGGTTCATGTTGGTGGTGCCATGAGTCCTAGGGTCACATAGGTATTTTTTGTGGCAGTGTTTACAAGCTGCAGTTGGTGTATCAACTAAGTCATCTGGTAATCTAATAAAGTGCTCCCAACAAGCAGATGATTGCCTAGAACCACTTGCACTAGCTTTCCTCTTCTTTGTAGGTTGGGTATTAACTAATTCTGCTCCAACAACTTCAGTTGTTGCTGTTGAACCAACTTCATTCATGACATATTCAGTAGGTATAGTTTGATTAGGCTGACCCATCACTGAAAAATGACGGAGCCATAATCAACATAATTGAAGGAAAAGCAGGTTGCAAAATTTAAAATAGAAATCAAGTAAAAATTGGCTATTTGAAAAAAGTCATTAACAGATAAAATAACATGAAAATAGATGATAGCTATTTGAGTTGAAAATGAAATGCACTGAATTTCTACAATGACTTAAGAATGTTTGGATAACTTACTTCAGCTTATTAACCAACATAATTTACTTTTAATTATAAGTTCAACAAGATAATTTGTAAAAACAATTTGAAAGGTCCTAAGAAAAGCACTTAAAGTATGAAAAAAAGCAATAAATGGTGCAAGCTCTTACTTGTTTTCTGCTTTAGACAAGTCATAATCAGAAACAACACCAACCTGCAGAGAATAAAGAACAATTCAGAATAATGCGTATAAAACTCCAAAAATCCAATCAAAACTGTTGAAGACTAAATCCAATCAAAATAATGCGTATAAAACTCCAAAAATCATCAACCACATGAAATTCATAGGTACGTCACGGTGCGTTTCCGAGCATCATCCGAAAAACCTCATACTCCACCGTATATAAAAACCTAGACTGGTTAAGGTGCTTTAAATTCGGTGTGCCATTAAAGTTTTGGAAAATTTCACCACTAAGCCGATTCTCCGACAAATCAAGATAAACTAAATGACACCAATTGTAGTAGTTTACCTAAGAAATGTGACCTTGAAATTGGTTTCTGCTAAGGTCCAAAACCTCCAACTTTAACACAAAAACATCTGTAACAGAACCCTGAAATAAATTTCCTGATATGTTAAGACTCACAATAGATTTCAACCCTGAAAAATCTGAGACATAAAGCGGAACGGTGATTGAATACTAAAGCGGAACGGTGATTGAATACATAAAAATTGAATCACCGTTCACCAGCTCATTTGAGTTAAGATATAATACTAAATCAGATTTGAGCATTGTGAAATACTAGCAATGAATGAATCCAGATCCTGAAAGAAATTGGAAATTTTAAGCGAAACGAAACAATAACAATATGAAGAGCGTGAGTAATTAATAATAGCTAGACACAGCACAAACGCGATTATGAAGAAAAGCGAGAAAAAAAAAAGCGATTCGAAAGCAAAATAGTGGTTGAATGAAGGAATCGAGTGTGTAACGGAAAACCTGAGAGTGgaaaaaggaaagaaagaaaaggaaaaggaaaagaaaactTACAGTATCTGCAATGCAGTTGAGAGagaaatgaaatgaatgagcgAAATCGGTGCTTACTTTACTTTTTCTCTTCTTTCATACAATGGTGAATGGTGAAATAAAAACCTAGGCTGGTGAACGGTGATTGAATACATACCGGAACGGAATTAGCGGTGAGTGTGTTGGCGGAAAAGAGCGGCGAGCCACGAAGCGTTGGAAGATGAGCTGAGGTGTGGAAGCAGTGGAAACCGAAAGCGCGCGTGGATTGAAAATTGGACGGTGAGTGGTGAGAGTTGAAGGTGGTGGGTGGTGAATGATGGTGAGTGAGAGAACAAGTGAGTGGTGAGAGTTGAAGGTGGTGGGTGGTGAATGACGGTGAGTGAGAGAACATGTGAGTGAGAGAACAAAATGAGCTACTGGAAAACCCTAGGAGGGTATCTCAATTGGGCGGGTTTGGGTATCCGCGGTTCAGAATTTTAAACCCGACCCGCCCATATAAACCCAATTGAAACTGCTATATTTTAATCACTGACCCGGTAGACCGTTTGAACCCGCCCATTTCGGTTTTCTTTTTCGGTTACCCGCGGATTTGGCCGGGTGAACGGTTCTTGTCCACCCCTAGACCCTCCTTGGGCTGTAATAGATTGTTCTTCTATATCAAAAAATCTACTAGCTGTCATGTGGATATCTCCAAAGTAGGAGAATCCTATGTACCGCGTGTCATTCAAATATTGGCTcacttattattattattattatcttttaTTTATATTTACTAATTAAATCCTAATTTTTGATTGGATAAATGAAACAAGTGTAGATTGCTAATAACGGCCACTGATTAATTCGAATCGACGGTTTTGATTGAATCATAGAAGCACACCAAGAAACACACACTATTTATATAAATCAAAATGCATATAATGCCCTTTTTTTAGATGACTTAATCGATTTAAAACAATTTtaataaattgaatcaaataaaattcacaactttttaaataatcatgataaaattaaaataataacatggaaaattctatttatttaatctgactattttgacgaaagaacaaaattaaaacgactaaaaatgaataaaagtcgggcgaaaatttgctcgaaaagTTAAATCGGATGCATAAAAATGATCAGGgcgaaatatacttattgaaaaaatacatcgtttctttaaattttgaaataaattttcaccagttaaaaggctcaggcgggtcaaaatgcaacTGAAACAGTCGCTGAAAAATATAACAGGCACACCAGtttaaactacatgaaccgtaggttaataatactggcgtctgcaattttaaatttgaaactttttacccgctgattcttgcacgttcttgagaaatgattcaatCGATTTGTCtatattttcaataaatttattctgactgatattttagttattattcatgatggaatgcatgtcatgctgtgcatatgatgcaaattaaaaatgaaatcgattttacaaaaatttaaatatgcccggacaaaattggggtatgacacaaaCAAGTGTATAATATTCGGTATCAAACTAACAAGGAGCTTAGGAGGATATAAATGAAATGCAACAACTCTTGAAACTGTTAGATGACAATAATTACATGTCTAGGTATCGAACGTGCGAATGTGAAGTTGCTATTAGAGATATATTTTGGTTTCATCCTGGTTCCGTAAAGTTGTTCAACACGTTTCCTACGGTGCTCATACTTGATTCAATGGACAAGACCAACAAGTATAGACTTCTATTGTTGGAGATGGTTGGTGTTACCTTTATTGAGAAGACATATTCTGCCGGGTTTGCATTTCTAGAGAGCGAGAAAGAGGAGAATGTTACTTGGGACTTAGAGGTGTGTCAGGTGGATTTCAAAATCATGACattttgttcaagtttatttGAAACCGGTATGCTTTATACCACTTATATCATCGGAGTAGACGACTCATTCAACAACAAAAGTCGAGCTTTGGTCGGACCATTTTATGGGAAGGATGCAAGAGTTTCAAAAATTGAGCAACATTGAAAAAGAATCAAATGAACAAAAGTCAAATGGGGTACCCATAGATTTAGCTAGAGACAAATATTTTGATTCGTTTTAATTTCGTGTTTAACCAGACAAATAAATGTATGTAATTGTGTCTCAATATTAATGAAGATTAATTTATTCAATTTGTCATATTGCGTCTTAATATATTTTTGATCTTTTCCATAACAACATTTGTTCATTTGTAAAAAGAAGGTTATGTTTCAAAGGTTATGTTTTCAAACCTGTTCAGGAGAGGTTCCAGAGATGTATCTCCGGAACAAGATAATGGGTGTGGAACCAAAGATATATCTCTGAAATAAGCATGCCAGGTTTTGAATGATTGACAATTATCTAGAGCTTCTATAAATTAAGGTGCCATTGTTTCTTATTTCACACAAACTGAAAAATATCTCAAATGTCACAAATAAACATCAACTGGTATGTCACAAATGTCTCCTTCCCCAACGAAACTCTAAGGATAAACTTTAAGTTCACCGAGTGCACATCTCTTGTAGATATTAAAGACGAAATTTATTATCTATTACCTTACAAAGACAATCGAAGAATTGTGAAGCTCGAGCACCGTTCATTGTCGATTGAGAACGGTGAGAAGATTGAATTCAACAACTTTGAGCTCAAGACGAATGCGAAATGTAAGGATTATGTGGAATATATTTTTCCGTTTCTAAACAAAAGTTCATCTCGAGTTGAAAGCGATGATTCCAAGATCGGCAAAAAAAATTCTTAAGACGTTGAAGAGTCCACCTGGATATTGAAGTGTAATGTTGTATTTTATGTTAAAATCATTTATATAATGCTTATTTTATGTcataaatgttaattttattttgtcaaatttcatattttggaaattttgGTGTCTGTCTGCTTCTAGTTCTGGAGTGCAAACGTTCCGAAAATGTATATATGAAAATATaccagagatgcatctccgaaattaAATAAACTCAACTTATATGGCGTCACTCAAAATGACGTACGTTGAGTGTGTATTGAGTGCGTCCAGAAATATATCTCTAAAAACTGAAAAGCATTTTCGTATTTTTACTAGGTGCATAAAAAAACATATAGGATGCATTAAGAAAACTCATTTTTCTTAGGTCTTCTAACTTTTAAGGTACATAACGTCTGAAATCAAGCCTGGTtggttttgttattttactttCATTAATATCCATTTCTCCATACAAACTATCCTTGGCCAACATTTTCCTGATCAGATCATATAAATATAGATTTACAAGTTGATACTAGTATAACACTTGGTTGGTTCATATATGTGAGCACACAAACATTATGTTGCTTTGGTTTTGTGAGTTACAATTGGACTACAAGCATTAGCCAATCCAGTCAAATCATTATGTTATGTTGTATGTACGATTCATAACTTGATTGTGAGCACACACGCGCCTTAGCAGTGAAGTTATCTTTTGAATGAGTTTAAAAAGTTAACAGTTATGTTGTTGTGACTCTACAAAATAGTTGCTTTGCCTTTCCAGTAACTGTACATGTTAAATATTCCTCCAAGATGCTTATATATGAAGAGAACAACATAGTTTTCCTCTACAACTATTAGATAGAAATACAAAAGATTAATGCATCTCTTGTAATTGATTTATTTATATATTGATTCTATTCACTTCAGAGTCCAGGATCTGAAAAGATTGCTATCAGCATCAGAAAAAATGGATTGGTACCTTGTGGAGTATATCA containing:
- the LOC127080809 gene encoding guanine nucleotide-binding protein alpha-2 subunit-like, coding for MEVLHDGAKELAQNDLNSAKYVISDESKFMFLYVVTELLCNLVCYSLHFINHNMVYRMVNFINVFLLFGSPVGENKRSGEVYRLFDVGGQRNERRKWIHLFEGVTAVIFCAAISEYDQTLFEDESKNRLMETKELFEWILKQPCFEKTSFMLFLNKFDIFEKKILNVRTICSA
- the LOC127080810 gene encoding zinc finger BED domain-containing protein RICESLEEPER 2-like; this encodes MNGMMGDGKCFHMRCAAHILNLVVNEGLKDKHLSITSVRDAVRFVKSSPHRAAKFKECIEFAGITCKKLVCLDVSTRWNATYLMLEVAEKFQAAFDKLEYEESSYREFFGKGSPPSSDDWDIVRAFISFLKLFYEATNVFSTSQSVSLYSAFHQVSAIYCELKQATMNLNGVFASVGGDMMEKYNRYWGCATKMNKLIYFGIILDPRYKLSYIEWTFKDMYGVGSVFATGLIKSIKESLQKLYDWYKQAYDQNHNRQPLGNGENNVSNDETTAGRPSLMARADAFEQHLEEQDSIDQQNELEGFYSSKCVKRDPKFDLLVWWKHNSTQYPILSTIAKDIFATPVSTVASESAFSTGGRVLETYRSSLKPEMAEALICTQNWLKSSFTYFKDLNLMEDFELSEDIIAEFEEISSTARRGSLPSQPQPSGCA